One stretch of Natronobacterium gregoryi SP2 DNA includes these proteins:
- a CDS encoding DUF7577 domain-containing protein: protein MELWGWLVGYLLLFVLLHLILYYVYLHRDNGDRTGSPSFADPNRAGSPSSPGPDRYSSPHDREDREEPDEREFDGETIRCPHCGARNAADQTFTYCWHCISTLRR, encoded by the coding sequence ATGGAGCTCTGGGGCTGGCTCGTCGGCTACCTCCTGTTGTTTGTCCTTCTCCACCTGATACTGTACTACGTCTACCTTCACCGTGACAACGGCGACAGAACGGGATCGCCGTCCTTCGCGGACCCAAATCGAGCGGGTTCTCCGTCGTCACCCGGACCCGATCGGTACTCGAGCCCCCACGACCGCGAGGACCGCGAGGAACCAGACGAGCGCGAGTTCGACGGCGAGACGATCAGGTGTCCCCACTGTGGGGCTCGCAACGCGGCGGATCAGACGTTTACCTACTGCTGGCACTGTATTTCGACGCTCCGGCGATGA